GGCCCAGCTCGTGGCCACCGGTGCCGTGCGACACCAGCAGCAGCGGGCGTCGGCCCTCGCTCGGTGGCGCATCCACGGCAACCTGCAGCGCGAACGGGCCCATGCGCTGCGGCTGCGAGGGCGTGGCCGTGGGGTACCAGACCAGCGCCAGCACGGCCGCGGCCGGGTCGACGCCGTCGAGGCGTTGCACGCCCACCTGGGCATGGGCGAAGAAGGGCAGGAGCGCGGCGGTCAAAAGGGCGGCGGCGCGACGAAGGGCGATCAAGGGGTGTGTCATGGACCGCAGCGTGCGCCGCCGACACCGGCCGCGCCACGCTGGCGTGACGGCCGGATGCCCGGCGTCGCGAAGCCGCGGCCCGGCAGCGCGAAACCGCGCTGAAACTTCGCGTGCGCGGCCGACACCCATAATCGGCGCGCCCTGCCGCAAGGCCGCCTTCCGAAGAGCCGACCCATGACCCGCGCCACCAAGATCGTCGCCACCCTCGGCCCGGCCTCCAGCGACCCCGCCGTGCTCGAGAAGCTGCTGATCGCCGGGGTCGACGTGGTGCGGCTGAACTTCAGCCACGGTAAGGCCCAGGACCACATCGACCGCGCCAACCTCGTGCGCGCGGTGGCCGACAAGGTGGGCAAGACGGTGGCGCTGATGGCCGACCTGCAGGGCCCGAAGATCCGCGTCGGCAAGTTCGCCGACGGCAAGGTGATGCTGGAGCCGGGCGCAGCCTTCGTGCTGGACGCGCAGCGCACCGAGCCCGGCGACCTCACCGCCGTCGGCCTGGACTACAAGGAGCTGCCGCGCGACGTGCGGCCCGGCGACACGCTGCTGCTCAACGACGGCCTCATCAAGCTGCAGGTCGAGGCCGTGCGCGGCGAGCAGGTGCACACGCGCGTGGTGCTGGGCGGCGAACTCAGCAACAACAAGGGCATCAACAAGGCCGGCGGCGGCCTGACGGCGCCTGCGCTCACGGCCAAGGACATGGAGGACATCAAGACCGCGATGGCCTTCCAGTGCGAGTACCTGGCGGTGAGCTTCCCGAAAAACGCCACCGACATGGAGATGGCGCGCCAGCTGGCCTACGTGGCTGGCGAGGCGACGCGGCACAAGCCGGCGATGATCGCCAAGATCGAGCGCAGCGAGGCGATTCCGCAGCTCGAGGCCATCCTGCGTGCCAGCGACGGCATCATGGTGGCGCGCGGCGACCTCGCCGTGGAGGTGGGCAACGCGGCCGTGCCGGCCTTGCAAAAGCGCATGATCCGCATGGCCCGCGAGATGGACAAGGTGGCCATCACCGCCACACAGATGATGGAGAGCATGATCCTCGCGCCGGTGCCCACGCGCGCCGAGGTGAGCGACGT
This portion of the Ideonella sp. WA131b genome encodes:
- the pyk gene encoding pyruvate kinase yields the protein MTRATKIVATLGPASSDPAVLEKLLIAGVDVVRLNFSHGKAQDHIDRANLVRAVADKVGKTVALMADLQGPKIRVGKFADGKVMLEPGAAFVLDAQRTEPGDLTAVGLDYKELPRDVRPGDTLLLNDGLIKLQVEAVRGEQVHTRVVLGGELSNNKGINKAGGGLTAPALTAKDMEDIKTAMAFQCEYLAVSFPKNATDMEMARQLAYVAGEATRHKPAMIAKIERSEAIPQLEAILRASDGIMVARGDLAVEVGNAAVPALQKRMIRMAREMDKVAITATQMMESMILAPVPTRAEVSDVANAVLDGTDAVMLSAETAAGKFPVETVEQMHQIALEAERAEDISIETDFTNKKFGRIDQSIAMGALFTAHHLGCKAIIALTESGSTALWMSRHNIKVPIFGLTSQPASQRRMALYRNVRPMLMPKMSDRDAALAQAERLLVERGVLKPGDTYAITCGEPMGYPGGTNMLKVCQVG